In Mycobacterium tuberculosis H37Rv, a single window of DNA contains:
- the mbtJ gene encoding acetyl hydrolase: MVLRPITGAIPPDGPWGIWASRRIIAGLMGTFGPSLAGTRVEQVNSVLPDGRRVVGEWVYGPHNNAINAGPGGGAIYYVHGSGYTMCSPRTHRRLTSWLSSLTGLPVFSVDYRLAPRYRFPTAATDVRAAWDWLAHVCGLAAEHMVIAADSAGGHLTVDMLLQPEVAARPPAAVVLFSPLIDLTFRLGASRELQRPDPVVRADRAARSVALYYTGVDPAHHRLALDVAGGPPLPPTLIQVGGAEILEADARQLDADIRAAGGICELQVWPDQMHVFQALPRMTPEAAKAMTYVAQFIRSTTARGDL, from the coding sequence ATGGTGTTGCGGCCCATCACCGGGGCGATTCCGCCAGACGGGCCGTGGGGGATATGGGCCTCGCGCCGGATCATCGCCGGACTCATGGGCACGTTCGGGCCCTCGCTCGCGGGCACCCGAGTGGAACAAGTCAACTCCGTTCTGCCGGACGGACGCCGGGTCGTCGGCGAATGGGTGTATGGACCGCACAACAACGCGATCAATGCCGGACCCGGTGGCGGCGCCATCTATTACGTACACGGCAGCGGTTACACGATGTGTTCGCCCCGAACCCACCGGCGGCTGACATCCTGGCTGTCGTCATTGACCGGGCTACCGGTATTCAGTGTCGATTACCGACTGGCGCCGCGCTACCGTTTCCCGACCGCGGCCACCGACGTGCGGGCAGCCTGGGATTGGTTAGCGCACGTATGCGGCTTAGCCGCGGAGCACATGGTGATCGCCGCGGATTCCGCGGGTGGCCATCTGACCGTCGACATGCTGCTGCAACCCGAGGTCGCCGCCCGACCTCCGGCGGCGGTGGTGTTGTTTTCGCCGCTGATCGACCTCACCTTCCGGCTGGGCGCCAGTCGTGAGCTGCAGCGCCCCGATCCTGTCGTGCGCGCTGACCGTGCGGCCCGGTCGGTTGCGCTGTACTACACCGGAGTCGATCCCGCCCACCACCGGCTGGCGCTCGATGTTGCCGGCGGGCCACCGCTGCCACCGACGCTGATCCAGGTGGGTGGAGCCGAGATACTCGAGGCCGATGCGAGACAACTCGATGCCGACATCCGCGCTGCCGGCGGCATATGCGAGTTGCAAGTGTGGCCTGATCAGATGCATGTGTTCCAGGCCCTGCCGCGGATGACGCCCGAAGCGGCCAAAGCCATGACCTATGTTGCCCAGTTCATCCGCAGTACAACAGCACGTGGAGACCTCTGA
- the mbtI gene encoding salicylate synthase → MSELSVATGAVSTASSSIPMPAGVNPADLAAELAAVVTESVDEDYLLYECDGQWVLAAGVQAMVELDSDELRVIRDGVTRRQQWSGRPGAALGEAVDRLLLETDQAFGWVAFEFGVHRYGLQQRLAPHTPLARVFSPRTRIMVSEKEIRLFDAGIRHREAIDRLLATGVREVPQSRSVDVSDDPSGFRRRVAVAVDEIAAGRYHKVILSRCVEVPFAIDFPLTYRLGRRHNTPVRSFLLQLGGIRALGYSPELVTAVRADGVVITEPLAGTRALGRGPAIDRLARDDLESNSKEIVEHAISVRSSLEEITDIAEPGSAAVIDFMTVRERGSVQHLGSTIRARLDPSSDRMAALEALFPAVTASGIPKAAGVEAIFRLDECPRGLYSGAVVMLSADGGLDAALTLRAAYQVGGRTWLRAGAGIIEESEPEREFEETCEKLSTLTPYLVARQ, encoded by the coding sequence GTGTCCGAGCTCAGCGTCGCGACAGGCGCCGTCAGCACCGCGTCGTCGTCCATCCCGATGCCCGCCGGTGTCAACCCCGCCGACCTGGCAGCGGAGCTGGCGGCGGTGGTTACCGAGTCCGTCGACGAGGATTACCTGCTCTACGAGTGCGACGGCCAATGGGTCCTGGCCGCCGGTGTGCAGGCGATGGTGGAGCTAGACAGCGACGAACTGCGCGTCATCCGTGATGGCGTTACGCGGCGACAGCAATGGTCGGGTCGCCCGGGAGCGGCCCTGGGCGAAGCCGTCGATCGGCTGTTGCTGGAAACCGATCAAGCTTTTGGCTGGGTCGCCTTCGAATTCGGCGTGCACCGCTATGGGTTGCAGCAGCGGCTGGCGCCGCACACCCCACTGGCCCGGGTGTTTTCGCCCCGAACCCGGATCATGGTGAGCGAAAAGGAGATTCGCCTGTTCGATGCTGGGATTCGCCACCGCGAGGCCATCGACCGATTACTCGCCACCGGGGTGCGAGAGGTGCCGCAGTCCCGCTCCGTCGACGTCTCCGACGATCCATCCGGCTTCCGCCGTCGGGTGGCGGTAGCCGTCGATGAAATCGCTGCCGGCCGCTACCACAAGGTGATTCTGTCCCGTTGTGTCGAAGTGCCTTTCGCGATCGACTTTCCGTTGACCTACCGGCTGGGGCGTCGGCACAACACCCCGGTGAGGTCGTTTTTGTTGCAGTTGGGCGGAATCCGTGCTCTGGGTTACAGCCCCGAACTCGTCACGGCGGTGCGCGCCGACGGAGTGGTGATCACCGAGCCGTTGGCCGGTACCCGCGCCTTGGGCCGTGGTCCCGCCATTGACCGACTGGCTCGTGATGACCTGGAATCAAACTCCAAAGAAATTGTCGAGCACGCCATTTCAGTGCGCTCTTCGCTTGAGGAGATTACCGACATCGCCGAACCAGGGAGTGCTGCGGTCATCGATTTCATGACGGTGCGCGAGCGCGGCAGTGTGCAGCACCTCGGCTCCACCATCAGAGCACGGTTGGATCCATCGAGCGACCGGATGGCCGCCCTGGAAGCCCTTTTTCCTGCTGTCACTGCATCCGGAATCCCGAAAGCAGCTGGCGTTGAGGCCATCTTTCGCCTCGATGAGTGCCCACGTGGGCTGTATTCCGGTGCGGTGGTGATGCTTTCGGCGGATGGCGGGCTAGACGCCGCGCTGACGCTGCGGGCGGCATACCAGGTCGGCGGGCGGACTTGGCTGCGGGCCGGCGCCGGCATCATCGAAGAATCGGAGCCAGAGCGCGAATTCGAGGAGACTTGCGAAAAGCTATCCACATTGACGCCTTATCTGGTTGCACGCCAGTAA
- the hemN gene encoding oxygen-independent coproporphyrinogen III oxidase (coproporphyrinogenase (coprogen oxidase)): MPGQPFGVYLHVPFCLTRCGYCDFNTYTPAQLGGVSPDRWLLALRAELELAAAKLDAPTVHTVYVGGGTPSLLGGERLATLLDMVRDHFVLAPDAEVSTEANPESTWPEFFATIRAAGYTRVSLGMQSVAPRVLATLDRVHSPGRAAAAATEAIAEGFTHVNLDLIYGTPGESDDDLVRSVDAAVQAGVDHVSAYALVVEHGTALARRVRRGELAAPDDDVLAHRYELVDARLSAAGFAWYEVSNWCRPGGECRHNLGYWDGGQWWGAGPGAHGYIGVTRWWNVKHPNTYAEILAGATLPVAGFEQLGADALHTEDVLLKVRLRQGLPLARLGAAERERAEAVLADGLLDYHGDRLVLTGRGRLLADAVVRTLLG, translated from the coding sequence ATGCCCGGACAACCGTTCGGGGTCTACCTGCACGTCCCGTTCTGCCTGACCCGTTGCGGGTACTGCGACTTCAATACCTACACCCCGGCCCAGCTGGGTGGCGTCAGCCCGGACCGTTGGCTGCTGGCGCTGCGGGCGGAGCTCGAACTGGCGGCCGCCAAGCTGGACGCACCGACGGTGCATACCGTGTATGTGGGTGGCGGGACGCCATCGCTGCTCGGGGGGGAGCGCCTGGCCACGTTGCTGGACATGGTGCGGGACCACTTTGTGCTGGCGCCCGACGCCGAAGTCAGCACCGAGGCCAACCCCGAGTCGACGTGGCCGGAGTTCTTCGCCACGATCCGCGCGGCCGGTTACACGCGGGTGTCGCTCGGCATGCAGTCGGTGGCCCCGAGGGTGCTGGCAACCTTGGACCGGGTGCACTCGCCGGGCCGGGCGGCGGCCGCGGCCACCGAGGCGATAGCGGAGGGCTTCACACACGTCAACCTCGACCTGATCTATGGAACCCCGGGGGAGTCCGACGACGACCTGGTGCGCTCAGTGGACGCCGCGGTGCAGGCCGGTGTGGATCATGTGTCCGCGTATGCCTTGGTCGTCGAGCACGGCACGGCACTGGCTCGCCGGGTTCGGCGTGGTGAGCTGGCCGCGCCCGATGACGACGTGCTGGCGCATCGCTACGAGTTGGTCGATGCTCGGCTGTCGGCGGCCGGGTTTGCCTGGTACGAGGTGTCCAATTGGTGTCGACCGGGCGGCGAGTGCCGGCACAACCTGGGTTATTGGGACGGTGGCCAGTGGTGGGGCGCAGGTCCGGGCGCGCACGGCTACATTGGCGTGACACGCTGGTGGAATGTCAAGCACCCCAACACTTACGCCGAGATACTGGCCGGGGCGACGTTGCCGGTAGCGGGCTTCGAGCAGCTGGGCGCCGACGCTTTGCACACCGAAGACGTGTTGCTGAAGGTCCGGCTGCGCCAGGGGCTACCGCTCGCCCGGCTAGGGGCTGCCGAACGGGAACGTGCCGAGGCGGTGTTGGCCGACGGATTGCTGGACTACCACGGCGACCGACTGGTCCTCACCGGCCGGGGGCGATTGCTGGCCGACGCGGTGGTGCGCACTCTGCTGGGCTAA
- the rpfD gene encoding resuscitation-promoting factor RpfD: MTPGLLTTAGAGRPRDRCARIVCTVFIETAVVATMFVALLGLSTISSKADDIDWDAIAQCESGGNWAANTGNGLYGGLQISQATWDSNGGVGSPAAASPQQQIEVADNIMKTQGPGAWPKCSSCSQGDAPLGSLTHILTFLAAETGGCSGSRDD, encoded by the coding sequence ATGACACCGGGTTTGCTTACTACTGCGGGTGCTGGCCGACCACGTGACAGGTGCGCCAGGATCGTATGCACGGTGTTCATCGAAACCGCCGTTGTCGCGACCATGTTTGTCGCGTTGTTGGGTCTGTCCACCATCAGCTCGAAAGCCGACGACATCGATTGGGACGCCATCGCGCAATGCGAATCCGGCGGCAATTGGGCGGCCAACACCGGTAACGGGTTATACGGTGGTCTGCAGATCAGCCAGGCGACGTGGGATTCCAACGGTGGTGTCGGGTCGCCGGCGGCCGCGAGTCCCCAGCAACAGATCGAGGTCGCAGACAACATTATGAAAACCCAAGGCCCGGGTGCGTGGCCGAAATGTAGTTCTTGTAGTCAGGGAGACGCACCGCTGGGCTCGCTCACCCACATCCTGACGTTCCTCGCGGCCGAGACTGGAGGTTGTTCGGGGAGCAGGGACGATTGA
- the sirA gene encoding sulfite reductase (ferredoxin-dependent) has protein sequence MSAKENPQMTTARPAKARNEGQWALGHREPLNANEELKKAGNPLDVRERIENIYAKQGFDSIDKTDLRGRFRWWGLYTQREQGYDGTWTGDDNIDKLEAKYFMMRVRCDGGALSAAALRTLGQISTEFARDTADISDRQNVQYHWIEVENVPEIWRRLDDVGLQTTEACGDCPRVVLGSPLAGESLDEVLDPTWAIEEIVRRYIGKPDFADLPRKYKTAISGLQDVAHEINDVAFIGVNHPEHGPGLDLWVGGGLSTNPMLAQRVGAWVPLGEVPEVWAAVTSVFRDYGYRRLRAKARLKFLIKDWGIAKFREVLETEYLKRPLIDGPAPEPVKHPIDHVGVQRLKNGLNAVGVAPIAGRVSGTILTAVADLMARAGSDRIRFTPYQKLVILDIPDALLDDLIAGLDALGLQSRPSHWRRNLMACSGIEFCKLSFAETRVRAQHLVPELERRLEDINSQLDVPITVNINGCPNSCARIQIADIGFKGQMIDDGHGGSVEGFQVHLGGHLGLDAGFGRKLRQHKVTSDELGDYIDRVVRNFVKHRSEGERFAQWVIRAEEDDLR, from the coding sequence ATGTCCGCGAAGGAGAACCCCCAAATGACCACTGCACGTCCCGCCAAGGCTCGAAATGAGGGCCAGTGGGCGCTGGGACATCGCGAGCCACTCAACGCCAACGAAGAGCTGAAGAAGGCCGGCAACCCGCTCGACGTGCGGGAGCGCATCGAAAACATCTACGCCAAACAGGGTTTCGACAGCATCGACAAGACCGACCTGCGAGGGCGCTTTCGCTGGTGGGGCCTGTACACCCAGCGTGAGCAGGGCTACGACGGCACCTGGACCGGTGACGACAACATCGACAAGCTCGAGGCCAAATACTTCATGATGCGGGTGCGTTGCGACGGCGGCGCGCTCTCGGCTGCCGCGCTGCGCACGCTGGGCCAGATCTCGACGGAGTTCGCGCGCGATACCGCCGATATCTCCGACCGGCAGAACGTGCAATACCACTGGATCGAAGTGGAAAACGTCCCTGAAATCTGGCGACGGTTAGACGATGTCGGACTGCAGACCACCGAGGCGTGCGGTGACTGCCCGCGGGTAGTGCTGGGCTCGCCGTTGGCCGGCGAGTCGCTCGACGAAGTGCTCGACCCGACCTGGGCGATCGAGGAGATCGTGCGTCGCTACATCGGCAAGCCCGACTTCGCCGACTTGCCGCGCAAGTACAAGACCGCCATCTCTGGCCTGCAGGACGTCGCGCACGAGATCAACGACGTCGCCTTCATCGGCGTCAACCATCCCGAGCACGGACCAGGCCTGGATCTGTGGGTGGGCGGTGGACTGTCGACCAACCCGATGCTGGCCCAGCGGGTCGGCGCCTGGGTTCCACTGGGCGAAGTGCCCGAGGTGTGGGCGGCGGTCACCTCGGTGTTTCGCGACTACGGCTACCGGCGACTGCGCGCCAAGGCCCGGCTGAAATTTCTGATCAAAGACTGGGGCATAGCGAAGTTCCGCGAAGTGCTCGAAACCGAGTACCTCAAGCGTCCGCTGATCGACGGTCCGGCCCCCGAACCGGTCAAGCATCCGATCGACCACGTCGGGGTGCAACGACTCAAGAACGGGCTCAACGCCGTCGGAGTCGCCCCCATCGCCGGGCGGGTATCGGGCACCATCCTCACGGCGGTCGCCGACCTGATGGCGCGGGCCGGTTCCGACCGGATCCGGTTCACCCCCTACCAGAAGCTGGTCATCCTCGACATTCCGGACGCCTTGCTCGACGACTTGATCGCCGGTCTGGACGCGCTGGGGCTGCAGTCGCGCCCGTCGCATTGGCGCCGGAACTTGATGGCGTGCAGCGGGATTGAGTTCTGCAAGTTGTCATTCGCCGAAACCCGGGTTCGAGCACAGCATTTGGTGCCCGAGCTGGAACGCCGGCTTGAGGACATCAACTCGCAGCTCGACGTACCGATCACCGTCAACATCAACGGCTGCCCGAACTCATGTGCGCGAATTCAAATCGCCGACATCGGATTCAAGGGACAGATGATCGACGACGGACACGGCGGCTCCGTCGAAGGCTTCCAGGTGCATCTGGGCGGACACCTCGGCCTGGATGCCGGATTCGGCCGCAAACTGCGCCAGCACAAGGTCACCAGTGACGAACTCGGCGACTACATCGACCGGGTGGTGCGCAACTTCGTCAAACACCGCAGCGAAGGTGAACGCTTCGCGCAGTGGGTCATCCGGGCCGAGGAGGACGACCTGCGATGA
- the cysH gene encoding phosphoadenosine phosphosulfate reductase (PAPS reductase, thioredoxin DEP, (padops reductase) (3'-phosphoadenylylsulfate reductase) (PAPS sulfotransferase)), with protein MSGETTRLTEPQLRELAARGAAELDGATATDMLRWTDETFGDIGGAGGGVSGHRGWTTCNYVVASNMADAVLVDLAAKVRPGVPVIFLDTGYHFVETIGTRDAIESVYDVRVLNVTPEHTVAEQDELLGKDLFARNPHECCRLRKVVPLGKTLRGYSAWVTGLRRVDAPTRANAPLVSFDETFKLVKVNPLAAWTDQDVQEYIADNDVLVNPLVREGYPSIGCAPCTAKPAEGADPRSGRWQGLAKTECGLHAS; from the coding sequence ATGAGCGGCGAGACAACCAGGCTGACCGAACCGCAACTACGTGAGCTGGCCGCGCGCGGAGCTGCCGAACTCGACGGCGCCACCGCCACCGACATGTTGCGCTGGACCGACGAAACCTTCGGCGACATCGGCGGCGCCGGCGGCGGCGTGAGCGGACATCGCGGGTGGACAACGTGCAACTACGTAGTTGCTTCCAACATGGCTGATGCGGTGCTGGTGGATCTGGCCGCCAAGGTGCGACCGGGCGTACCGGTCATCTTTCTTGATACCGGCTACCACTTCGTCGAAACAATCGGCACCAGAGATGCGATCGAGTCCGTCTATGACGTCCGGGTGCTCAATGTCACTCCGGAGCACACAGTGGCCGAGCAGGACGAACTGCTGGGCAAGGACTTGTTCGCCCGCAACCCCCATGAATGCTGCCGGTTGCGCAAGGTCGTTCCCCTGGGCAAGACGCTGCGTGGCTACTCCGCGTGGGTGACCGGGCTACGGCGGGTCGATGCACCGACCCGGGCCAATGCCCCGCTGGTCAGCTTCGATGAGACGTTCAAACTAGTGAAGGTCAACCCGCTGGCGGCGTGGACCGACCAAGATGTGCAGGAATACATTGCCGACAACGACGTGCTGGTTAATCCGCTTGTGCGGGAAGGCTATCCGTCGATCGGTTGCGCTCCGTGCACAGCCAAACCCGCCGAAGGCGCCGACCCGCGCAGCGGACGCTGGCAGGGGCTGGCCAAGACCGAATGCGGGTTGCACGCCTCGTGA
- the che1 gene encoding ferrochelatase, with protein sequence MTAPATMQSAAMLRSGAIEAPPATMQSAAMRWGHLPLAEESGTIAPQLVLTAHGSKDPRSAANARAIAGRLARMRPGLDVRVAFCELNSPNLVDVLNRCRGAAVVTPLLLADAYHARVDIPAQIASCRVGHRVRQASVLGEDIRLVSALHERLTELGVSPFDHTLGVVVLAIGSSHPAANARTSTVASRLAEGTQWAAVTTAFITRPEASLADATDRLRRHGARRMVIAPWLLAPGILSDRVRGYAREAGIAMAQPLGAHPMVAATMWDRYRQAVAGRIAA encoded by the coding sequence GTGACCGCGCCGGCGACGATGCAGAGCGCAGCGATGCTGAGGAGCGGCGCCATCGAAGCACCGCCGGCGACGATGCAGAGCGCAGCGATGCGGTGGGGGCACCTCCCGCTTGCGGAGGAGAGCGGCACCATCGCGCCTCAGCTCGTCCTCACCGCACACGGCAGCAAAGATCCGCGATCGGCCGCCAACGCACGGGCTATCGCGGGCCGGCTGGCGCGCATGCGGCCCGGGCTCGACGTGCGGGTCGCGTTCTGTGAGCTCAACTCGCCCAACCTGGTCGACGTGCTCAACCGCTGTCGAGGAGCAGCTGTGGTCACCCCGCTGCTGCTGGCCGATGCCTACCATGCTCGCGTCGACATCCCTGCCCAGATCGCCAGCTGCCGCGTTGGTCACCGGGTACGCCAGGCCAGTGTGCTGGGTGAGGACATTCGGCTGGTGTCAGCGCTGCATGAGCGCCTCACCGAGCTGGGGGTTTCGCCGTTCGACCACACACTGGGGGTGGTCGTGCTCGCGATCGGCTCATCGCATCCCGCGGCCAATGCGCGCACCTCGACGGTGGCGTCAAGGCTGGCGGAGGGGACCCAGTGGGCCGCGGTGACGACCGCTTTCATCACCCGACCGGAGGCTTCGCTGGCCGATGCCACCGATCGGTTGCGACGCCACGGTGCCCGTCGGATGGTCATCGCGCCATGGCTGCTCGCCCCTGGGATACTGTCTGACCGGGTACGCGGATACGCACGGGAAGCCGGCATCGCGATGGCACAACCGCTGGGTGCACACCCGATGGTGGCCGCGACCATGTGGGATCGCTACCGACAAGCCGTGGCCGGTCGGATCGCGGCCTAG
- the ggtB gene encoding gamma-glutamyltranspeptidase precursor GgtB (gamma-glutamyltransferase (glutamyl transpeptidase)), producing MSVWLRAGALVAAVMLSLSGCGGFHAGAPSTAGPCEIVPNGTPAPKTPPATVPSSRNLATNPEIATGYRRDMTVVRTAHYAAATANPLATQVACRVLRDGGTAADAVVAAQAVLGLVEPQSSGIGGGGYLVYFDARTGSVQAYDGREVAPAAATENYLRWVSDVDRSAPRPNARASGRSIGVPGILRMLEMVHNEHGRTPWRDLFGPAVTLADGGFDISARMGAAISDAAPQLRDDPEARKYFLNPDGSPKPAGTRLTNPAYSKTLSAIASAGANAFYSGDIAHDIVAAASDTSNGRTPGLLTIEDLAGYLAKRRQPLCTTYRGREICGMPSSGGVAVAATLGILEHFPMSDYAPSKVDLNGGRPTVMGVHLIAEAERLAYADRDQYIADVDFVRLPGGSLTTLVDPGYLAARAALISPQHSMGSARPGDFGAPTAVAPPVPEHGTSHLSVVDSYGNAATLTTTVESSFGSYHLVDGFILNNQLSDFSAEPHATDGSPVANRVEPGKRPRSSMAPTLVFDHSSAGRGALYAVLGSPGGSMIIQFVVKTLVAMLDWGLNPQQAVSLVDFGAANSPHTNLGGENPEINTSDDGDHDPLVQGLRALGHRVNLAEQSSGLSAITRSEAGWAGGADPRREGAVMGDDA from the coding sequence GTGAGTGTTTGGTTGCGAGCGGGCGCCTTGGTGGCTGCAGTGATGCTGTCGCTGAGCGGATGTGGCGGCTTCCACGCGGGTGCGCCAAGCACGGCCGGTCCGTGCGAGATCGTCCCCAATGGCACGCCGGCGCCCAAGACACCCCCGGCTACCGTGCCTTCGTCGCGCAACCTCGCGACCAACCCCGAGATCGCCACCGGCTACCGCCGGGACATGACCGTGGTGCGGACCGCCCACTATGCGGCAGCCACCGCCAATCCGCTGGCCACTCAGGTGGCCTGCCGAGTATTGCGCGACGGTGGTACCGCCGCCGATGCCGTCGTGGCCGCCCAGGCGGTGCTGGGGTTGGTCGAACCGCAATCCTCCGGGATCGGCGGCGGCGGATATCTGGTGTACTTCGACGCCCGCACGGGCTCAGTGCAGGCCTACGACGGCCGTGAGGTGGCCCCAGCGGCCGCCACCGAGAACTACCTTCGCTGGGTCAGCGACGTCGACCGCAGCGCGCCCAGGCCCAACGCCCGAGCCTCGGGACGGTCGATCGGAGTACCGGGCATCCTGCGAATGCTGGAGATGGTGCACAACGAGCACGGGCGCACACCCTGGCGCGACCTCTTCGGCCCCGCGGTAACGCTGGCCGATGGCGGTTTTGACATCAGCGCCAGGATGGGCGCGGCCATCTCCGACGCTGCGCCGCAACTGCGAGACGACCCGGAGGCTCGCAAGTATTTCCTCAATCCCGACGGCAGCCCGAAACCCGCGGGAACCCGGCTGACGAACCCCGCGTACTCAAAAACCCTGTCCGCCATCGCCTCCGCCGGCGCCAACGCCTTCTATTCCGGCGACATTGCCCACGACATCGTGGCGGCGGCGAGCGACACATCGAATGGCCGCACGCCGGGCCTGTTGACCATTGAGGACCTGGCGGGTTACCTCGCCAAGAGACGCCAACCGTTGTGCACGACCTATCGCGGCCGGGAGATCTGCGGCATGCCATCGTCGGGTGGCGTCGCCGTGGCCGCAACCTTGGGCATCCTCGAGCACTTCCCGATGAGCGACTACGCGCCCAGCAAGGTCGACCTCAACGGCGGTCGCCCGACCGTGATGGGGGTTCACCTGATAGCGGAGGCCGAACGGCTGGCCTATGCCGACCGCGACCAATATATCGCTGACGTCGATTTTGTCCGGCTGCCCGGCGGCTCGCTCACCACGCTGGTTGACCCGGGCTACTTGGCAGCACGCGCCGCGCTAATCTCGCCGCAACACAGCATGGGCAGCGCCAGACCGGGGGACTTCGGCGCACCGACGGCCGTCGCCCCGCCAGTGCCTGAGCATGGCACCAGCCACCTCAGCGTCGTCGATTCGTACGGCAATGCGGCCACGTTGACGACGACGGTGGAATCTTCGTTCGGCTCCTACCACCTGGTGGACGGATTCATCCTCAACAACCAGCTGAGCGATTTCAGCGCCGAGCCACACGCTACTGACGGATCACCGGTGGCTAACCGGGTCGAGCCTGGGAAGCGACCGCGCAGTTCGATGGCACCGACGTTGGTGTTCGATCACTCGTCGGCGGGGCGCGGTGCGCTGTACGCGGTGCTCGGTTCTCCGGGCGGCTCCATGATCATCCAGTTCGTCGTGAAAACACTTGTGGCGATGCTGGATTGGGGTCTGAATCCGCAGCAGGCGGTTTCCCTGGTCGATTTCGGCGCCGCGAACTCGCCGCACACTAACCTCGGCGGTGAGAATCCCGAGATCAACACTTCCGACGATGGTGATCATGACCCGCTGGTGCAAGGCCTGCGCGCGCTGGGGCATCGAGTTAATCTTGCCGAGCAATCCAGTGGGCTCTCGGCGATCACCCGCAGCGAGGCGGGTTGGGCCGGCGGCGCCGACCCACGCCGCGAAGGCGCGGTCATGGGCGACGATGCCTGA